The window GCTCAGCCTGTGTCACAGCCTGGAACTTGTCGAGGATCCGGTTCTTGTGGACCGAGGCCCAGATCCAGTCGGAGTCGAGCACGTTCATCTGGGAGAGAGGGATGCCGCCTTTCGGCGCCGGCACGTCCACCCTGACCGAGTAGTTGCCATACTTAGTGAGGATTTGCTGCGCTTCCTTTGTTAACAGATAGTCATAGAAGGCCTTGGCGCCCTCGGGGTTCTTCGCCCCGGCGACGACCGCGGCACACCAGGGGTCGGCGTAGATCGGGCTCGGGAAGACGAACTCGATCGGGTATCCCTCATCCCGAAGCTGGTACACTGCGTCGAAGAACCCGATCCCGAGAGGGTACTCGCCCCTCGCCACGAGGTTCTGGGGGGCGCGGCCGCTCCTTGTGAACTGAGAGATGTTCCGGGAGAGCTTGGCTACGAAATCCCAACCCTCGTCCTCGGTCTTTGACATCTCGAGGATCGTGGTAATCGCTGAGTATGCCGTTCCCGATGTGGCCGGGTGGGGCATTACGATCCGGTCCTTCCACTTCGGATCGAGAAGATCGGCCCAGTTCTTCGGGGGCTCCAGCTTGAGGTTCTTCATTGCCGTGGTATTGTAGAAGAACACCAGGGGGTACATGCCCACTCCAACAAGGTAGTCGCTTCCGGGGAACTTGTAGGCCTCAGCAACTCCCTCGAGGTTCGCGGGCTTGTACCTCTCGATGAGAGGTGGTGTGGACTCCACCGCTTCCTTGAGGTAGAGCGCGCGGACGGAGAGCCAGAAGTCTGCCTGCGGGTTGTTCCGTTCCGCCTTGATGCGGGCGAGAATCTCACCTGACG is drawn from Bacillota bacterium and contains these coding sequences:
- a CDS encoding ABC transporter substrate-binding protein, producing MRRFLSAVLAAALLALVGASAMGAPREIVVYSPFPDEQIQDLARPFTAKTGIRVTNMVISSGEILARIKAERNNPQADFWLSVRALYLKEAVESTPPLIERYKPANLEGVAEAYKFPGSDYLVGVGMYPLVFFYNTTAMKNLKLEPPKNWADLLDPKWKDRIVMPHPATSGTAYSAITTILEMSKTEDEGWDFVAKLSRNISQFTRSGRAPQNLVARGEYPLGIGFFDAVYQLRDEGYPIEFVFPSPIYADPWCAAVVAGAKNPEGAKAFYDYLLTKEAQQILTKYGNYSVRVDVPAPKGGIPLSQMNVLDSDWIWASVHKNRILDKFQAVTQAE